A section of the Indicator indicator isolate 239-I01 unplaced genomic scaffold, UM_Iind_1.1 iindUn_scaffold_297, whole genome shotgun sequence genome encodes:
- the LOC128980572 gene encoding LOW QUALITY PROTEIN: gastrula zinc finger protein XlCGF52.1-like (The sequence of the model RefSeq protein was modified relative to this genomic sequence to represent the inferred CDS: inserted 1 base in 1 codon), with protein sequence MALQKDAENSWDENYPENKMKEQKCSPKEEDEKMEDREENDDYDDDLYEEEEEDEDEGDQDEEEKEDEGTAGPSVPGEQQNQCPECGQSFPAGSELMKHQCPHPGPWPFVCGDCGKRFSRNNDLIQHCLTHTSEKSFTCPDCSKSFKHSSSLTIHRRIHTRENLFPCAECGKSFTTSTLFIRHQLIHSGDKPYSCAHCGQSFTQRSYLNQHRRVHTGEKPFSCADCGKTFTVRSNLTQHRRVHTGERPFTCADCGKSFKHSSSLTIHRRIHTGEKLFPCAECGKSFTTSTSFIQHQLIHSGEKPYSCAHCGKSFTCSSTLTKHHRVHTGEKPFTCADCGKSFKTISTLTKHRHVHNGEKPFSCAECGKSFTDSSTINKHRRVHAGEKPFTCXCGKSFSTSSNLTRHRHTHTSEQPTVQGRHKYI encoded by the exons ATGGCCTtacagaaggatgcagagaatAGCTGGGATGAGAACTACCCCGAGAACAAGATGAAGGAGCAGAAGTGTAGCCCAAAGGAAGAGGATGAGAAGATGGAGGATAGAGAGGAGAATGATGACTATGATGATGATTTgtatgaggaggaggaggaagatgaggatgaaggtgaccaggatgaggaggagaaggaggatgaaGGCACAGCAGGCCCCTCTGTGCCAGGTGAGCAGCAGAATCAGTGCCctgagtgtgggcagagcttccCAGCTGGCTCCGAGCTGATGAAGCATCAGTGCCCCCACCCTGGCCCATGGCCCTTCGTCTGTGGTGACTGTGGCAAGAGGTTCAGCAGGAACAATGACCTCATACAGCACTGCCTCACCCACACCAGTGAGAAGTCTTTCACCTGTCCTGACTGCAGCAAGAGCTTCAAACACAGCTCCAGCCTCACCATCCACCGCCGCATCCACACACGAGAGAATCTGTTCCCCTGTGCTGAGtgcggcaagagcttcaccACGAGCACTTTATTCATCCGGCACCAACTCATCCACAGCGGTGACAAACCCTACAGCTGTGCCCACTGCGGCCAGAGCTTCACGCAGAGGTCTTACCTCAACCAGCACCGTCGTGTGCACACtggtgagaagcctttcagctgTGCTGACTGTGGCAAGACCTTCACAGTAAGGTCCAACCTCACCCAGCACCGTCGTGTGCATACTGGGGAGAGGCCTTTCACCTGTgctgactgtggcaagagcttcaaaCACAGCTCCAGCCTCACCATCCACCGCCGCATCCACACCGGAGAGAAGCTGTTCCCCTGTGCTGAGtgcggcaagagcttcaccACGAGCACTTCGTTCATCCAGCACCAGCTCATCCACAGTGGTGAAAAACCCTACAGCTGTGCCCACTGTGGGAAGAGCTTCACCTGCAGCTCTACCCTCACCAAGCATCATCGTGTGCACACTGGTGAGAAGCCGTTCACCTGTgctgactgtggcaagagcttcaaaACCATCTCCACTCTCACCAAGCACCGTCATGTGCACAAtggtgagaagcctttcagctgTGCTGAGTGCGGCAAGAGCTTCACAGACAGCTCCACTATCAACAAGCACCGTCGTGTGCATGCTggtgagaagcctttcacct gctgtggcaagagcttcagcACCAGCTCCAATCTAACCAGGCATCgccacacacacaccagtgaGCAGCCCACAGTTCAGGGGAGGCACAAATACATTTAG